A DNA window from Drosophila sechellia strain sech25 chromosome X, ASM438219v1, whole genome shotgun sequence contains the following coding sequences:
- the LOC6619897 gene encoding phosphorylase b kinase gamma catalytic chain, skeletal muscle/heart isoform isoform X3 gives MAKDEEDDLLPDKDAAKGFYAKYEPKEILGRGISSTVRRCIEKETGKEFAAKIIDLGATTESGETNPYHMLEATRQEISILRQVMGHPYIIDLQDVFESDAFVFLVFELCPKGELFDYLTSVVTLSEKKTRTIMRQIFEGVEYIHAKSIVHRDLKPENILLDENHNVKITDFGFAKQLQEGEKLTNLCGTPGYLAPETLKCNMFEGSPGYSQEVDIWACGVIMFTLLVGCPPFWHRKQMVMLRNIMEGKYSFTSPEWADISEDPKDLIRKCLVVDPAQRITVKEVLRHPFFNQMLFEQNIDGLKRSLSTKSRRMSRITEIALLRKQSRFNARKKFQFAILVIRAVIRIRRLRFTAEPLHVEEAIRDPYRVKVLRKVIDGCAFRVYGHWVKKGEGQNRAALFENTPRTELHALYINNLSR, from the exons ATGGCCAAGGACGAGGAGGATGACCTGCTGCCCGACAAGGATGCGGCCAAGGGCTTCTATGCCAAATACGAACCCAAGGAGATTCTGGGCAG GGGCATCAGCTCGACCGTGAGGCGATGCATCGAAAAAGAGACCGGCAAGGAGTTCGCCGCCAAGATCATCGACTTGGGCGCCACCACAGAGTCGGGCGAGACCAATCCATATCACATGCTGGAAGCAACCAGACAAGAAATCTCAATACTGCGCCAGGTCATGGGGCATCCCTACATAA TTGATCTGCAGGATGTGTTTGAGTCAGATGCATTTGTTTTCCTCGTCTTCGAGCTGTGTCCCAAAGGCGAACTCTTCGACTATCTGACCTCTGTGGTGACGCTCTCCGAGAAGAAGACGCGCACCATTATGCGACAGATCTTCGAGGGCGTCGAGTACATACACGCCAAGAGCATTGTCCATCGGGATCTTAAGCCCGAGAACATCTTGCTGGACGAGAACCACAACGTTAAGATCACTGACTTTGGCTTCGCCAAGCAGTTGCAAGAGGGCGAGAAACTTACAA ATCTGTGCGGAACGCCGGGCTATTTGGCACCCGAAACGCTCAAGTGCAACATGTTCGAGGGATCCCCCGGCTACTCGCAGGAAGTAGACAT ATGGGCCTGTGGCGTGATTATGTTCACGCTGCTCGTCGGTTGTCCACCTTTCTGGCACCGCAAGCAGATGGTTATGCTGCGGAATATCATGGAGGGCAAGTACAGCTTCACCTCGCCGGAGTGGGCTGATATTTCAG AGGATCCCAAGGATCTGATACGCAAATGTCTAGTCGTTGATCCTGCGCAACGTATAACCGTCAAGGAAGTATTAAGACATCCATTCTTCAACCAAATG CTGTTCGAGCAAAACATTGATGGCCTCAAGCGCAGCCTGTCGACCAAGTCCCGACGAATGAGTCGCATCACTGAGATCGCACTG CTGCGCAAACAAAGTCGCTTCAACGCGCGCAAAAAGTTCCAATTCGCCATACTCGTGATACGGGCCGTCATCCGCATACGGCGCCTGCGCTTCACCGCCGAGCCGCTGCACGTTGAGGAGGCCATCCGGGATCCGTATCGCGTCAAGGTTCTGCGCAAG GTCATCGATGGCTGTGCCTTCCGTGTCTACGGGCATTGGGTCAAGAAGGGTGAGGGCCAGAATCGGGCCGCCCTCTTCGAGAATACTCCGCGCACCGAGCTCCACGCGCTCTATATCAACAATCTCAGCCGATAG
- the LOC6619897 gene encoding phosphorylase b kinase gamma catalytic chain, skeletal muscle/heart isoform isoform X1 encodes MAKDEEDDLLPDKDAAKGFYAKYEPKEILGRGISSTVRRCIEKETGKEFAAKIIDLGATTESGETNPYHMLEATRQEISILRQVMGHPYIIDLQDVFESDAFVFLVFELCPKGELFDYLTSVVTLSEKKTRTIMRQIFEGVEYIHAKSIVHRDLKPENILLDENHNVKITDFGFAKQLQEGEKLTNLCGTPGYLAPETLKCNMFEGSPGYSQEVDIWACGVIMFTLLVGCPPFWHRKQMVMLRNIMEGKYSFTSPEWADISEDPKDLIRKCLVVDPAQRITVKEVLRHPFFNQMLFEQNIDGLKRSLSTKSRRMSRITEIALVLMGDRRHPAPPIAAAHTNSRHLLQSETSSNRFRQLNSSGAGVPNYLYCAPQSSYSSNRMRDGPLDDAAASAASATCHAMSPSSASNSYATSTNTNTSALASASSHKTLTATVYYQQQPQQHQTQQQQQYQQQQTTQLPVQLQLQHQQLQAGGDGKQSVYAPPTVQLRKQSRFNARKKFQFAILVIRAVIRIRRLRFTAEPLHVEEAIRDPYRVKVLRKVIDGCAFRVYGHWVKKGEGQNRAALFENTPRTELHALYINNLSR; translated from the exons ATGGCCAAGGACGAGGAGGATGACCTGCTGCCCGACAAGGATGCGGCCAAGGGCTTCTATGCCAAATACGAACCCAAGGAGATTCTGGGCAG GGGCATCAGCTCGACCGTGAGGCGATGCATCGAAAAAGAGACCGGCAAGGAGTTCGCCGCCAAGATCATCGACTTGGGCGCCACCACAGAGTCGGGCGAGACCAATCCATATCACATGCTGGAAGCAACCAGACAAGAAATCTCAATACTGCGCCAGGTCATGGGGCATCCCTACATAA TTGATCTGCAGGATGTGTTTGAGTCAGATGCATTTGTTTTCCTCGTCTTCGAGCTGTGTCCCAAAGGCGAACTCTTCGACTATCTGACCTCTGTGGTGACGCTCTCCGAGAAGAAGACGCGCACCATTATGCGACAGATCTTCGAGGGCGTCGAGTACATACACGCCAAGAGCATTGTCCATCGGGATCTTAAGCCCGAGAACATCTTGCTGGACGAGAACCACAACGTTAAGATCACTGACTTTGGCTTCGCCAAGCAGTTGCAAGAGGGCGAGAAACTTACAA ATCTGTGCGGAACGCCGGGCTATTTGGCACCCGAAACGCTCAAGTGCAACATGTTCGAGGGATCCCCCGGCTACTCGCAGGAAGTAGACAT ATGGGCCTGTGGCGTGATTATGTTCACGCTGCTCGTCGGTTGTCCACCTTTCTGGCACCGCAAGCAGATGGTTATGCTGCGGAATATCATGGAGGGCAAGTACAGCTTCACCTCGCCGGAGTGGGCTGATATTTCAG AGGATCCCAAGGATCTGATACGCAAATGTCTAGTCGTTGATCCTGCGCAACGTATAACCGTCAAGGAAGTATTAAGACATCCATTCTTCAACCAAATG CTGTTCGAGCAAAACATTGATGGCCTCAAGCGCAGCCTGTCGACCAAGTCCCGACGAATGAGTCGCATCACTGAGATCGCACTG GTGTTAATGGGTGACCGTCGGCATCCGGCCCCGCCCATCGCGGCCGCCCACACGAACAGCAGGCACCTGCTCCAATCCGAGACGTCATCGAATCGCTTTAGGCAGCTGAACAGCAGTGGCGCCGGTGTCCCCAATTACCTGTACTGTGCGCCACAGAGCTCCTACTCGTCGAATCGAATGCGCGACGGGCCGCTGGACGATGCGGCTGCCAGTGCTGCATCCGCCACCTGCCATGCCATGTCGCCATCCAGCGCCTCCAACTCCTACGCCACCagcaccaacaccaacacctcGGCCTTGGCATCCGCCTCCTCCCACAAAACGCTCACGGCGACGGTCTActatcagcagcagccgcagcagcatcagacgcagcagcagcagcagtaccagcagcaacagacgACACAGCTGCCggtgcagctgcagttgcagcatCAACAATTGCAGGCCGGTGGCGATGGCAAGCAATCGGTGTATGCACCTCCTACAGTGCAG CTGCGCAAACAAAGTCGCTTCAACGCGCGCAAAAAGTTCCAATTCGCCATACTCGTGATACGGGCCGTCATCCGCATACGGCGCCTGCGCTTCACCGCCGAGCCGCTGCACGTTGAGGAGGCCATCCGGGATCCGTATCGCGTCAAGGTTCTGCGCAAG GTCATCGATGGCTGTGCCTTCCGTGTCTACGGGCATTGGGTCAAGAAGGGTGAGGGCCAGAATCGGGCCGCCCTCTTCGAGAATACTCCGCGCACCGAGCTCCACGCGCTCTATATCAACAATCTCAGCCGATAG
- the LOC6619897 gene encoding phosphorylase b kinase gamma catalytic chain, skeletal muscle/heart isoform isoform X4, which translates to MAKDEEDDLLPDKDAAKGFYAKYEPKEILGRGISSTVRRCIEKETGKEFAAKIIDLGATTESGETNPYHMLEATRQEISILRQVMGHPYIIDLQDVFESDAFVFLVFELCPKGELFDYLTSVVTLSEKKTRTIMRQIFEGVEYIHAKSIVHRDLKPENILLDENHNVKITDFGFAKQLQEGEKLTNLCGTPGYLAPETLKCNMFEGSPGYSQEVDIWACGVIMFTLLVGCPPFWHRKQMVMLRNIMEGKYSFTSPEWADISEDPKDLIRKCLVVDPAQRITVKEVLRHPFFNQMLRKQSRFNARKKFQFAILVIRAVIRIRRLRFTAEPLHVEEAIRDPYRVKVLRKVIDGCAFRVYGHWVKKGEGQNRAALFENTPRTELHALYINNLSR; encoded by the exons ATGGCCAAGGACGAGGAGGATGACCTGCTGCCCGACAAGGATGCGGCCAAGGGCTTCTATGCCAAATACGAACCCAAGGAGATTCTGGGCAG GGGCATCAGCTCGACCGTGAGGCGATGCATCGAAAAAGAGACCGGCAAGGAGTTCGCCGCCAAGATCATCGACTTGGGCGCCACCACAGAGTCGGGCGAGACCAATCCATATCACATGCTGGAAGCAACCAGACAAGAAATCTCAATACTGCGCCAGGTCATGGGGCATCCCTACATAA TTGATCTGCAGGATGTGTTTGAGTCAGATGCATTTGTTTTCCTCGTCTTCGAGCTGTGTCCCAAAGGCGAACTCTTCGACTATCTGACCTCTGTGGTGACGCTCTCCGAGAAGAAGACGCGCACCATTATGCGACAGATCTTCGAGGGCGTCGAGTACATACACGCCAAGAGCATTGTCCATCGGGATCTTAAGCCCGAGAACATCTTGCTGGACGAGAACCACAACGTTAAGATCACTGACTTTGGCTTCGCCAAGCAGTTGCAAGAGGGCGAGAAACTTACAA ATCTGTGCGGAACGCCGGGCTATTTGGCACCCGAAACGCTCAAGTGCAACATGTTCGAGGGATCCCCCGGCTACTCGCAGGAAGTAGACAT ATGGGCCTGTGGCGTGATTATGTTCACGCTGCTCGTCGGTTGTCCACCTTTCTGGCACCGCAAGCAGATGGTTATGCTGCGGAATATCATGGAGGGCAAGTACAGCTTCACCTCGCCGGAGTGGGCTGATATTTCAG AGGATCCCAAGGATCTGATACGCAAATGTCTAGTCGTTGATCCTGCGCAACGTATAACCGTCAAGGAAGTATTAAGACATCCATTCTTCAACCAAATG CTGCGCAAACAAAGTCGCTTCAACGCGCGCAAAAAGTTCCAATTCGCCATACTCGTGATACGGGCCGTCATCCGCATACGGCGCCTGCGCTTCACCGCCGAGCCGCTGCACGTTGAGGAGGCCATCCGGGATCCGTATCGCGTCAAGGTTCTGCGCAAG GTCATCGATGGCTGTGCCTTCCGTGTCTACGGGCATTGGGTCAAGAAGGGTGAGGGCCAGAATCGGGCCGCCCTCTTCGAGAATACTCCGCGCACCGAGCTCCACGCGCTCTATATCAACAATCTCAGCCGATAG
- the LOC6619897 gene encoding phosphorylase b kinase gamma catalytic chain, skeletal muscle/heart isoform isoform X2, with amino-acid sequence MAKDEEDDLLPDKDAAKGFYAKYEPKEILGRGISSTVRRCIEKETGKEFAAKIIDLGATTESGETNPYHMLEATRQEISILRQVMGHPYIIDLQDVFESDAFVFLVFELCPKGELFDYLTSVVTLSEKKTRTIMRQIFEGVEYIHAKSIVHRDLKPENILLDENHNVKITDFGFAKQLQEGEKLTNLCGTPGYLAPETLKCNMFEGSPGYSQEVDIWACGVIMFTLLVGCPPFWHRKQMVMLRNIMEGKYSFTSPEWADISEDPKDLIRKCLVVDPAQRITVKEVLRHPFFNQMVLMGDRRHPAPPIAAAHTNSRHLLQSETSSNRFRQLNSSGAGVPNYLYCAPQSSYSSNRMRDGPLDDAAASAASATCHAMSPSSASNSYATSTNTNTSALASASSHKTLTATVYYQQQPQQHQTQQQQQYQQQQTTQLPVQLQLQHQQLQAGGDGKQSVYAPPTVQLRKQSRFNARKKFQFAILVIRAVIRIRRLRFTAEPLHVEEAIRDPYRVKVLRKVIDGCAFRVYGHWVKKGEGQNRAALFENTPRTELHALYINNLSR; translated from the exons ATGGCCAAGGACGAGGAGGATGACCTGCTGCCCGACAAGGATGCGGCCAAGGGCTTCTATGCCAAATACGAACCCAAGGAGATTCTGGGCAG GGGCATCAGCTCGACCGTGAGGCGATGCATCGAAAAAGAGACCGGCAAGGAGTTCGCCGCCAAGATCATCGACTTGGGCGCCACCACAGAGTCGGGCGAGACCAATCCATATCACATGCTGGAAGCAACCAGACAAGAAATCTCAATACTGCGCCAGGTCATGGGGCATCCCTACATAA TTGATCTGCAGGATGTGTTTGAGTCAGATGCATTTGTTTTCCTCGTCTTCGAGCTGTGTCCCAAAGGCGAACTCTTCGACTATCTGACCTCTGTGGTGACGCTCTCCGAGAAGAAGACGCGCACCATTATGCGACAGATCTTCGAGGGCGTCGAGTACATACACGCCAAGAGCATTGTCCATCGGGATCTTAAGCCCGAGAACATCTTGCTGGACGAGAACCACAACGTTAAGATCACTGACTTTGGCTTCGCCAAGCAGTTGCAAGAGGGCGAGAAACTTACAA ATCTGTGCGGAACGCCGGGCTATTTGGCACCCGAAACGCTCAAGTGCAACATGTTCGAGGGATCCCCCGGCTACTCGCAGGAAGTAGACAT ATGGGCCTGTGGCGTGATTATGTTCACGCTGCTCGTCGGTTGTCCACCTTTCTGGCACCGCAAGCAGATGGTTATGCTGCGGAATATCATGGAGGGCAAGTACAGCTTCACCTCGCCGGAGTGGGCTGATATTTCAG AGGATCCCAAGGATCTGATACGCAAATGTCTAGTCGTTGATCCTGCGCAACGTATAACCGTCAAGGAAGTATTAAGACATCCATTCTTCAACCAAATG GTGTTAATGGGTGACCGTCGGCATCCGGCCCCGCCCATCGCGGCCGCCCACACGAACAGCAGGCACCTGCTCCAATCCGAGACGTCATCGAATCGCTTTAGGCAGCTGAACAGCAGTGGCGCCGGTGTCCCCAATTACCTGTACTGTGCGCCACAGAGCTCCTACTCGTCGAATCGAATGCGCGACGGGCCGCTGGACGATGCGGCTGCCAGTGCTGCATCCGCCACCTGCCATGCCATGTCGCCATCCAGCGCCTCCAACTCCTACGCCACCagcaccaacaccaacacctcGGCCTTGGCATCCGCCTCCTCCCACAAAACGCTCACGGCGACGGTCTActatcagcagcagccgcagcagcatcagacgcagcagcagcagcagtaccagcagcaacagacgACACAGCTGCCggtgcagctgcagttgcagcatCAACAATTGCAGGCCGGTGGCGATGGCAAGCAATCGGTGTATGCACCTCCTACAGTGCAG CTGCGCAAACAAAGTCGCTTCAACGCGCGCAAAAAGTTCCAATTCGCCATACTCGTGATACGGGCCGTCATCCGCATACGGCGCCTGCGCTTCACCGCCGAGCCGCTGCACGTTGAGGAGGCCATCCGGGATCCGTATCGCGTCAAGGTTCTGCGCAAG GTCATCGATGGCTGTGCCTTCCGTGTCTACGGGCATTGGGTCAAGAAGGGTGAGGGCCAGAATCGGGCCGCCCTCTTCGAGAATACTCCGCGCACCGAGCTCCACGCGCTCTATATCAACAATCTCAGCCGATAG
- the LOC6619898 gene encoding uncharacterized protein LOC6619898 gives MSQFSTVAALLLLGLVVILGGHGGQAAVAKVKLNNPSHPGKCVLDTHTILSPGETGLAPNLPCVRAECHADGLVTFKTCDAVAPPPGCKQRDFVNINREFPACCERKYNCDKHI, from the exons ATGTCGCAGTTCAGTACCGTTGCCGCACTCCTACTCCTCGGCCTGGTCGTCATCCTTGGCGGCCACGGTGGCCAGGCGGCCGTTGCCAAGGTCAAACTGAACAATCCAT CGCATCCCGGCAAGTGTGTGCTGGACACGCACACGATCCTGTCGCCCGGGGAGACGGGTCTGGCGCCGAATCTGCCATGTGTGCGGGCCGAATGCCATGCGGATGGCTTGGTGACCTTCAAAACCTGCGATGCAGTCGCTCCGCCGCCGGGCTGCAAGCAGCGCGACTTTGTGAACATCAATCGCGAATTTCCCGCGTGCTGCGAGCGGAAATACAATTGCGACAAGCACATCTAA